AGTATGCATGTGCGGCTATCGACGGCCGATGGGCGCGAACTTCGGGACTCCTATCATCTGATCCAACATTCCTATCCGCTGGAACTGTGGGAGAGCACCGAGATCGAGCCGATCATCTTCGGTGGTTGGGTCGAGTTGCCGCCGGGCGACTACCGGCTGCGGGCCTACATCCGAAACCCCAAGAAGAACCGGGAAGGGGTCGCGGAAACCGCGATACGCGTGCCCGGGGCCTGACCCGTGGCGGATCGGCCAAGACTTCCGCTCTGGAAGAAGATCTTGTTCAGCGTTGCGATCGTCACCGGGCTTCTCGGCGCAATCGAACTCTCACTCTGGGCTCTCGGTGTTCCGGCCGCAGGTGTCGAGGGCGATCCTTTCGTTGGGTTCGCCGGTAACGTGCCTCTGTTCGTCCGCGCGACCGACGACGACGGCAACGGCGTCAGGGTGACCGCCGCCAACAAGCGATCCCTCTTCAACATCCAGCAGTTCGCGGAGTCCAAGCCTTCCGGGACCGTTCGGATCTTCTGCCTGGGTGGCTCCACTACCTACGGACGACCGTACTCCAGCGAGACATCCTTCTGTGGGTGGTTGAAAGAGTTCCTGCCAATTGCCGACCCCGCAACCGGGTGGGAGGTCATCAACGCAGGCGGCGTCAGCTACGCCAGTTACCGTGTCGCGAGAGTCGCCGAGGAGCTGGCGTCCTACGAGCCCGATATCTTCCTGATCTATACCGGGCAGAACGAGTTCCTGGAAGCGCGGACCTACCGGGAGATCACCGAGGTGTCGCCGATCCTCCGTGCCACCGCCAGCACGCTCTACAAGACACGGACCTTCTCCTCGATTGCCCGAGTCATGGGGCGGGGGCCCGACCACGGGGAATCGACACCCACATCCTCCGACGGCCTTCTGCCGGACGAGGTTCGAACCCGTCTCGAGAATTCGATTGGGCCCCAGGACTACCGACGAGACGATGGGTTCCGGGCTCAGGTGCTGGATCATTTCCGTTTCAACCTCGAGCGGCTGATGAAGATCGCGGGGGAGGCCGACGCGACACCGATCCTGATCACTCCGGCTTCCAATCTGAGGGATTGTTCTCCCTTCAAGAGCGACCATCGCACCGGGTTTAACGAAGACGACGCAACACGCTGGCGTCTCGCGATGGAAGAGCTGGTCCGGGCGCGGCAGGGGGGCGACCCGTCGGCGGCACTGGCGGCGGCGGACCGGGCGCTAATCGTGGATCCGCGTTTTGCACAATTGCACTTCGTGCGAGGGCACATCCTCACCGCGCTCGGTCGTCACGACGACGCCCGTCGAGCCTTCAGGAACGCGATCAACGAAGATGTCTGTCCGCTCCGTGCTCCCGACGAGGTGACCCAACTCGTACGGCAGATCGCGACCGACGGCGACGTGTTGCGTATCGACTTCGACCGACTGCTGGAGTCCCTGGCCACCGA
The genomic region above belongs to Acidobacteriota bacterium and contains:
- a CDS encoding tetratricopeptide repeat protein, whose product is MADRPRLPLWKKILFSVAIVTGLLGAIELSLWALGVPAAGVEGDPFVGFAGNVPLFVRATDDDGNGVRVTAANKRSLFNIQQFAESKPSGTVRIFCLGGSTTYGRPYSSETSFCGWLKEFLPIADPATGWEVINAGGVSYASYRVARVAEELASYEPDIFLIYTGQNEFLEARTYREITEVSPILRATASTLYKTRTFSSIARVMGRGPDHGESTPTSSDGLLPDEVRTRLENSIGPQDYRRDDGFRAQVLDHFRFNLERLMKIAGEADATPILITPASNLRDCSPFKSDHRTGFNEDDATRWRLAMEELVRARQGGDPSAALAAADRALIVDPRFAQLHFVRGHILTALGRHDDARRAFRNAINEDVCPLRAPDEVTQLVRQIATDGDVLRIDFDRLLESLATDGIPGADLFFDHVHPTIEGHRRLALAIVEEMVDAGLLSLHADWGDDTIDDVSRSVTGRIDDDAHGAALRNLAKVMGWAGKTEEALRLVDRAIQLGPSDAEAHYNRGLLLLRLGRDGEAEGSLLAAVRLRADFAEAYYDLALLRQSREAFADAESDYLQAIKLRPRYTQAHNNLGVVYERLGEGERARASYRRALELEPDHADANHNLGWLMARKGEGAEALPYLRLAVERRPGSAPFRQSLAETLEKEGFAAEAQEIREQAIPISGDGP